A genomic region of Salinibacter pepae contains the following coding sequences:
- a CDS encoding ATP-dependent Clp protease adaptor ClpS, translating into MTEGFPRRALGAPAEPDVQPAPPEVEEAGREEEDEGTDEPWFVILFNDEVHTFEEVIGQLVKATGCSRSEAEDMAWTVHNEGKATVYEGTFEECFEVQSVLKEIQLVTEIQG; encoded by the coding sequence ATGACTGAGGGTTTTCCGCGACGCGCGCTTGGGGCACCGGCTGAGCCGGACGTTCAGCCGGCCCCGCCGGAGGTGGAAGAAGCCGGCCGGGAGGAAGAGGACGAGGGGACCGACGAGCCCTGGTTTGTCATCCTCTTCAATGACGAAGTCCACACCTTCGAGGAGGTCATTGGGCAGTTGGTGAAGGCCACGGGGTGCAGCCGCAGTGAGGCCGAGGACATGGCCTGGACGGTCCACAATGAGGGCAAGGCAACCGTCTACGAAGGCACGTTTGAGGAGTGCTTCGAGGTGCAGAGCGTGCTGAAGGAGATTCAACTCGTGACGGAAATTCAGGGGTAG
- a CDS encoding Smr/MutS family protein, which translates to MATPTLDDDGSTVTLDLHGLSVDEALDVTYTTLRLAESRGRSQLKVIHGSSTTQGQRRTIKSALHDQLDRGSLGSHATNIIRSRDTLTLALDLTASSDPTPITLRDVRP; encoded by the coding sequence ATGGCGACGCCTACGCTTGACGACGACGGTTCCACGGTGACCCTCGACCTGCACGGCCTGTCGGTCGACGAGGCCCTCGACGTGACCTACACCACGCTTCGTCTCGCCGAGAGCCGCGGGCGGAGCCAGTTGAAAGTGATCCACGGCTCCTCCACCACGCAGGGCCAGCGCCGTACCATCAAGAGCGCCCTGCACGATCAACTCGATCGTGGATCCCTCGGCTCCCACGCGACGAACATCATCCGCTCCCGCGACACCCTCACCCTGGCCCTCGACCTGACGGCCTCCTCCGACCCAACCCCCATCACGCTGCGCGACGTGCGGCCTTGA
- a CDS encoding 2,3,4,5-tetrahydropyridine-2,6-dicarboxylate N-succinyltransferase, whose protein sequence is MTDLQDRIESLVAQSKEPSGVDRGAAGDAVADLVQALNAGEVRAAAPADDGTWHANEWVKEGILLGFRIGRTVDYSGDRFPFYDKNTFPVKPLRKADNVRLVPGGSAIRTGAYVAPGVVCMPPMYVNVGAYVDAETMIDSHALVGSCAQIGKRVHLSASAQVGGVLEPVHATPVIVEDDVFVGGNAGLYEGCIVRAGAVLAAGVTLTSSTRLYDLAEETVHTASDDEPLVVPENAVVVPGSRSVDSAFGEEHGLSLSTPVIVKYRDADTDAATVLEDALR, encoded by the coding sequence ATGACCGACCTACAAGACCGCATCGAATCGCTGGTGGCACAGTCCAAAGAGCCCTCGGGCGTGGACCGGGGGGCCGCCGGCGACGCCGTGGCCGATCTCGTACAGGCCCTTAACGCCGGCGAGGTGCGTGCCGCCGCCCCCGCCGACGACGGCACCTGGCACGCCAACGAATGGGTGAAGGAAGGCATCCTTCTGGGCTTCCGGATCGGCCGCACCGTCGACTACTCGGGCGACCGGTTCCCGTTCTACGACAAGAACACGTTCCCGGTCAAGCCGCTCCGCAAGGCCGACAACGTGCGGCTCGTGCCCGGCGGCTCGGCGATCCGGACCGGGGCGTACGTGGCGCCCGGGGTGGTCTGCATGCCCCCGATGTACGTCAACGTGGGGGCGTACGTCGACGCAGAGACCATGATCGACTCCCACGCCCTGGTGGGAAGCTGTGCCCAGATCGGCAAGCGGGTGCACCTGTCCGCCTCCGCCCAGGTTGGGGGGGTACTGGAGCCCGTACACGCCACCCCGGTGATCGTGGAGGACGATGTCTTCGTTGGGGGCAACGCGGGCCTCTACGAGGGCTGCATCGTGCGGGCCGGGGCCGTGCTGGCCGCAGGCGTCACCCTCACCTCCTCCACCCGACTGTACGACCTCGCGGAGGAGACGGTACACACCGCCTCCGACGACGAGCCGCTGGTCGTGCCCGAGAATGCCGTGGTCGTGCCGGGCTCCCGGTCCGTCGACTCGGCGTTCGGAGAGGAGCACGGCCTCTCCCTCTCGACCCCCGTCATCGTGAAGTATCGGGACGCCGACACCGACGCCGCCACGGTTCTGGAGGACGCGCTCCGGTAG
- the pssA gene encoding CDP-diacylglycerol--serine O-phosphatidyltransferase encodes MIDLFGADRAGSTARADDRSARPASVRRRLRAYRSARREQRGDRPPPRVAVPSFFTLMNLLCGFMALTQVADAAFVLACWLIVLAGFFDLLDGVMARLTGADSPFGVQLDSLSDIVSFGVAPSFLLYGYVLDTFNPLGMIVAALPALCGAVRLARYNMTADESDKEGFEGLPIPGQAIAVVALILAAENSAWDGRFALDSLRVVLPVVIVLSGLMVSNIRFDAIPMPSLEAVRTHPSKIAAYGLAGLLIVGLQERGLLIVLTAYLLHGVGRALYKLVRALVAPVPDERLGS; translated from the coding sequence ATGATCGACCTCTTCGGGGCCGACCGTGCGGGCAGTACGGCCCGGGCGGACGACCGCTCCGCCCGGCCGGCGAGCGTCCGACGCCGCCTCCGGGCCTACCGGAGCGCGCGCCGCGAGCAGCGGGGCGACCGGCCGCCGCCCCGCGTGGCGGTGCCCTCCTTCTTCACGCTGATGAACCTGCTGTGCGGGTTTATGGCCCTCACGCAGGTGGCGGACGCTGCGTTCGTCCTGGCCTGCTGGCTCATTGTGCTGGCCGGCTTCTTCGACCTGCTCGACGGGGTGATGGCGCGCCTCACGGGGGCCGACAGCCCCTTCGGCGTCCAACTCGACTCCCTCAGCGACATTGTGTCGTTTGGGGTGGCGCCGTCTTTCCTGCTGTACGGCTACGTGCTGGACACCTTCAATCCACTCGGGATGATCGTTGCCGCCCTCCCGGCGCTCTGCGGGGCGGTGCGGCTGGCCCGCTACAACATGACCGCCGACGAGAGCGACAAAGAGGGCTTCGAGGGGCTTCCCATTCCGGGGCAGGCCATTGCCGTCGTGGCGCTCATCCTGGCCGCCGAGAATTCAGCCTGGGACGGTCGCTTCGCCCTCGACAGCCTCCGCGTCGTGCTGCCCGTCGTCATTGTGCTCTCCGGGCTGATGGTGTCGAACATCCGGTTTGACGCAATTCCCATGCCCTCCCTGGAGGCGGTGCGCACGCACCCCTCAAAGATCGCCGCGTACGGACTCGCGGGACTGCTGATCGTGGGGCTCCAGGAGCGAGGGCTTCTGATCGTCCTGACCGCGTACCTGTTGCACGGCGTGGGACGGGCCCTCTACAAGCTCGTGCGGGCGCTCGTCGCCCCGGTGCCGGACGAGCGGTTGGGCTCCTGA
- the purS gene encoding phosphoribosylformylglycinamidine synthase subunit PurS has protein sequence MYKATISITLRPSILDPEGKTIQHALTNLGYDAVDQVRMGKQAEVWIDAASEAEAREVATEACEKLLANPVTENFEIQIESASREAVGEGTA, from the coding sequence ATGTACAAAGCTACGATCTCGATCACCCTCCGGCCGTCCATCCTCGACCCCGAAGGCAAAACCATCCAGCACGCCCTGACCAACCTCGGGTACGACGCGGTGGATCAGGTGCGCATGGGCAAGCAGGCCGAGGTATGGATCGACGCGGCGAGCGAGGCGGAGGCCCGCGAGGTGGCCACGGAGGCCTGCGAAAAGCTGCTCGCAAACCCTGTCACCGAAAACTTCGAGATCCAGATCGAATCTGCGTCCCGCGAGGCGGTCGGGGAGGGAACGGCCTGA
- a CDS encoding gamma-glutamyl-gamma-aminobutyrate hydrolase family protein: MPAHIGITTAHTDGTQRLDRRYTAAIENAGGVPVVLPITESDRTVEETLGRIDGLVVPGGPAVSEGLTGPLPDALAPLSPRRAASDRRWIEACWQAGRPILGICYGMQRLNALAGGTIYGDVEAEHEGAQTHSQKRGGTTHPVTLRPSSRLRRWLDAEALTVNTRHLQAIATVGDAFSVAATAPDGVIEAIEHESGRLFGVQFHPERMGDVTRPLFRAFLGHARTASVSSSA, encoded by the coding sequence ATGCCCGCTCACATTGGCATTACGACCGCCCACACGGACGGGACGCAGCGCCTGGACCGCCGGTACACGGCGGCCATCGAGAACGCCGGTGGGGTTCCCGTGGTGCTCCCCATCACCGAGTCCGACCGGACGGTCGAGGAGACGCTGGGCCGCATTGACGGGCTGGTGGTGCCGGGGGGACCGGCCGTCTCCGAAGGCCTCACCGGCCCGCTCCCCGACGCGCTCGCCCCCCTCAGCCCGCGGCGGGCCGCGTCGGACCGCCGCTGGATTGAGGCCTGCTGGCAGGCCGGGCGGCCCATTCTGGGCATTTGCTACGGCATGCAGCGCCTCAACGCCCTGGCGGGCGGCACGATCTACGGGGATGTGGAGGCCGAGCACGAGGGGGCGCAGACGCACAGCCAGAAACGCGGGGGCACGACCCATCCGGTCACCCTGCGGCCTTCCTCTCGTCTCCGCCGGTGGCTGGACGCCGAGGCCCTGACCGTCAACACGCGCCACCTCCAGGCCATCGCGACGGTCGGGGACGCATTTTCGGTGGCGGCCACGGCCCCGGACGGGGTGATCGAGGCGATCGAACACGAGAGCGGACGCCTGTTCGGCGTTCAGTTTCATCCCGAACGCATGGGCGACGTCACCCGACCGCTCTTTCGGGCGTTTCTGGGGCACGCCCGGACGGCCTCTGTCTCTTCCTCAGCCTGA
- the dnaG gene encoding DNA primase, whose amino-acid sequence MAIPDEKIEEVRTAVDLVEVAEDYVQLKQSGSRYMGLCPFHNEDTPSFSVDPDQNLYYCFGCQNGGDAFKFVQEIEGVGFLESVRMLADRYGVPLPEEETDPDAANEREAVLHALRFAARFFYRQLTQSDRGRPALDYLRRRGFTPQTIKQFGLGYAPDEWDALLTVAEEEQIDRETLEKAGLIIERNDGSGYYDRYRGRIIFPIFSHIGKVLAFAGRILDPDDERDQPKYINSPETEVYHKKEVLYGLHQAKQAIRKTDEVLLVEGYTDVISLSQAGVGNVVASSGTALTEQQVGTLDRYAKRAVMLYDADEAGERAALRGMERVLEAGLGAYAVELPAGNDPDEYVQEHGGDAFSDYVQEHRQDLPSFAYQRARRNGVLETPEDRVEVQREIIESVARIPDPNLRREYVAHTSDVTGVPDSDLFRMLEAEREQMERRAQRRRKREQKRQQRQAEEGASPSGEQAAPPDRNGASPPPPSSTTGKTASGPVLLPEEQVLFRLMLENGRRMVSLVLGHMALDEFSEGAPRALAKAFTEMYEDGTVRPQQILNGKHGERLQQLGASVMMDEHEASEHWAQKEDISVPHLNDRPYEAARSAMKFLKMDRVDEAIETVRERMYQASQQGADEEVQRLQQKMMSLQELRKGIKRGEFLED is encoded by the coding sequence ATGGCCATCCCGGACGAAAAAATTGAAGAGGTCCGCACCGCGGTCGACCTCGTGGAGGTGGCGGAGGACTACGTTCAACTGAAGCAGAGCGGGTCGCGGTACATGGGGCTTTGCCCGTTCCACAACGAGGACACCCCCTCCTTCAGTGTCGACCCGGACCAGAACCTCTACTACTGCTTCGGCTGCCAGAATGGAGGGGATGCCTTCAAGTTTGTTCAGGAGATCGAGGGGGTCGGGTTTTTGGAAAGCGTGCGGATGCTGGCCGACCGGTACGGCGTTCCGCTGCCGGAGGAGGAGACCGACCCCGACGCGGCCAACGAGCGCGAGGCCGTTCTGCACGCCCTGCGCTTCGCGGCCCGCTTCTTCTATCGCCAGCTCACACAGTCCGACCGGGGGCGGCCCGCGCTCGACTACCTCCGTCGGCGCGGCTTCACCCCGCAGACCATCAAGCAGTTTGGGCTCGGCTACGCCCCCGACGAGTGGGACGCCCTGTTGACGGTCGCGGAGGAGGAGCAGATCGACCGGGAGACGCTCGAAAAGGCGGGGCTCATTATCGAGCGCAACGACGGGAGCGGGTACTACGACCGGTATCGGGGGCGGATCATCTTTCCCATTTTCTCTCACATCGGCAAGGTGCTGGCCTTCGCCGGGCGCATCCTCGATCCCGACGACGAGCGCGACCAGCCGAAGTACATCAACTCGCCGGAGACGGAGGTTTACCACAAGAAGGAGGTGCTGTACGGCCTGCACCAGGCCAAGCAGGCCATCCGCAAGACCGACGAGGTGCTGCTCGTGGAGGGGTACACGGACGTGATTAGTCTGTCGCAGGCCGGGGTGGGAAACGTCGTCGCCTCCAGCGGCACGGCCCTCACCGAGCAGCAGGTCGGCACGCTCGACCGGTACGCCAAGCGGGCGGTGATGCTCTACGACGCCGACGAGGCAGGGGAGCGGGCGGCCCTGCGGGGAATGGAGCGTGTTCTGGAGGCGGGACTGGGGGCCTACGCCGTAGAACTTCCCGCGGGCAACGACCCGGACGAGTACGTGCAGGAGCACGGGGGCGACGCCTTTTCCGACTACGTTCAGGAGCACCGGCAGGACCTTCCGTCGTTCGCCTACCAGCGGGCCCGCCGCAACGGGGTCCTAGAGACCCCAGAGGATCGGGTGGAGGTTCAGCGCGAGATTATCGAGTCGGTCGCCCGGATTCCGGACCCGAATCTCCGGCGCGAGTACGTGGCCCACACGAGTGACGTGACGGGCGTGCCGGACTCGGACCTGTTCCGCATGCTGGAGGCGGAACGGGAGCAGATGGAGCGCCGGGCCCAGCGGCGACGAAAGCGAGAGCAAAAGCGTCAGCAGAGACAGGCGGAGGAGGGCGCGTCGCCATCGGGGGAGCAGGCCGCCCCGCCCGACCGGAACGGCGCGTCGCCCCCGCCTCCCAGCTCCACGACCGGAAAGACGGCGTCCGGCCCCGTGCTGCTCCCGGAAGAGCAGGTGCTGTTTCGCCTCATGTTGGAGAACGGGCGTCGCATGGTGAGTCTCGTGCTGGGGCACATGGCACTGGACGAGTTTTCGGAGGGGGCGCCCCGTGCCCTCGCAAAAGCCTTTACCGAGATGTACGAGGACGGCACGGTGCGGCCCCAGCAGATTCTCAATGGCAAGCACGGAGAGAGGCTTCAGCAACTCGGCGCGTCGGTCATGATGGACGAGCACGAGGCCTCCGAGCACTGGGCCCAGAAGGAGGACATCTCGGTGCCCCACCTCAACGACCGCCCCTACGAGGCGGCCCGGAGCGCGATGAAGTTTTTGAAGATGGACCGTGTCGACGAGGCCATCGAGACGGTCCGCGAGCGGATGTATCAGGCGAGCCAGCAGGGAGCGGACGAGGAGGTCCAGCGCCTACAGCAAAAGATGATGTCGCTGCAGGAACTCCGGAAGGGCATCAAGCGCGGTGAGTTTCTTGAGGACTGA
- a CDS encoding phosphatidylserine decarboxylase family protein encodes MIAREGYTIIAVVAGLALMLTMGALWVDGWLWRGPMLAVAIGGLAFTLYFFRDPERTPPADALEAGIVAPADGRVVEIAEEQDPLYLEGPARRISIFLSPLDVHVNRVPARGVIEHAEYRPGDYLVAWHPKASEKNERSEFGLRHPTGTKLLFKQIAGAVARRIEYDLREGDTVETGARFGIVKFGSRMDLLVPPSVELHAEEGQVVRAGTTVLGRIPTPESGRSSSAEATAAPAASSARRSSAS; translated from the coding sequence GTGATTGCACGCGAAGGATACACCATTATCGCCGTCGTGGCGGGCCTGGCGCTCATGCTGACCATGGGGGCGCTCTGGGTGGACGGGTGGCTGTGGCGGGGGCCGATGCTCGCCGTTGCGATCGGGGGCCTCGCGTTTACCCTCTACTTCTTCCGGGATCCGGAGCGCACGCCGCCGGCGGACGCCCTGGAAGCGGGCATCGTGGCCCCGGCCGACGGCCGGGTCGTGGAGATTGCGGAGGAGCAGGATCCGCTGTACCTGGAGGGCCCAGCCCGGCGCATTTCCATCTTTCTCTCGCCGCTCGACGTGCACGTGAACCGGGTGCCGGCGCGGGGGGTCATCGAGCATGCCGAGTACCGCCCGGGCGATTACCTCGTGGCCTGGCACCCGAAGGCCAGCGAGAAGAACGAACGGTCGGAGTTTGGCCTGCGCCACCCCACCGGCACGAAGCTCCTGTTTAAGCAAATCGCAGGGGCGGTGGCGCGCCGCATCGAATACGACCTCCGTGAGGGGGACACCGTGGAAACCGGGGCGCGCTTCGGAATCGTCAAGTTTGGGTCCCGAATGGACCTGCTCGTGCCGCCGTCGGTTGAGCTTCACGCGGAGGAGGGGCAGGTCGTGCGGGCGGGCACGACGGTTCTGGGGCGCATCCCGACGCCCGAGTCCGGCCGGTCCTCGTCCGCCGAGGCAACCGCCGCACCGGCCGCCTCGTCCGCACGCCGCTCGTCTGCTTCTTAA
- a CDS encoding outer membrane protein assembly factor codes for MTGPSPGPIRRVTVLGIALVTTLILGARATPRTVRAQPTSPPDRSRTVPDSSWNRAGVRDTSRAARWRRVRRQKAQSMEEHKPSFVERAVSFVSSFGGAVVPHRLILDVPRVEIADFHPVFGGLEGNAGTTAGVLYAPTFWAGEQRLAEAELLGSLRGYYGTGARFGGVFGPYVGYAYARYQHRPRESFYGVGPNSQVDTEAGFRLDQGVVGGLLGWSPRPSALLGGHVSYQANRYETGQGGRPTVADQFGATLPGIGDDVDYLMLGAFFELDARDTPYTRAFGHRFAPTEPRLRGVSLDASRGFYLASEVTHNLSMRGQDVDFTRFTLDVREFVPIGKELLHGFSFRQFASVTHSGGGRVPFYRLQSIGGARSLRGCPTGRFRDRNVLLANGEVRCQIWHWIDMAVFADVGHVFRDVRDVDAADPRVGYGLGFRVKNDGKTLGRVDVARGREGWELHLDLGSLF; via the coding sequence ATGACTGGTCCCAGCCCCGGGCCCATTCGTCGCGTCACCGTCCTCGGGATCGCGCTCGTGACCACCCTGATCCTTGGGGCACGGGCAACACCGAGAACAGTACGGGCGCAGCCGACATCGCCCCCGGACCGGTCGAGGACAGTCCCCGACTCCTCCTGGAACCGGGCGGGCGTACGCGATACCAGTCGGGCGGCCCGGTGGCGCCGCGTGCGTCGCCAGAAGGCCCAGTCGATGGAGGAGCACAAGCCGTCCTTCGTGGAGCGGGCCGTGTCGTTTGTGAGTAGCTTCGGTGGCGCCGTCGTGCCCCACCGCCTGATTCTCGATGTGCCCCGGGTGGAGATTGCCGACTTCCACCCGGTCTTTGGGGGGCTTGAGGGCAACGCCGGAACGACGGCAGGGGTGCTCTACGCCCCGACGTTCTGGGCGGGGGAGCAGCGCCTCGCTGAGGCGGAGCTTCTTGGGAGCCTCCGTGGATATTATGGAACAGGGGCGCGCTTCGGGGGCGTCTTCGGGCCCTACGTGGGGTATGCGTATGCCCGGTATCAGCACCGCCCCCGCGAGAGCTTCTACGGGGTCGGCCCCAACAGTCAAGTGGACACGGAAGCCGGCTTCCGGTTGGACCAGGGGGTTGTGGGGGGGCTCCTGGGGTGGTCGCCCCGGCCCAGTGCACTCCTCGGGGGACACGTCTCGTACCAGGCGAACCGGTACGAGACCGGGCAGGGCGGCCGGCCGACGGTCGCGGATCAGTTCGGGGCGACGCTCCCCGGCATAGGGGACGATGTGGACTACCTCATGCTCGGGGCTTTCTTCGAGCTTGACGCCCGCGACACGCCGTACACCCGCGCCTTCGGACACCGATTTGCCCCGACGGAGCCCCGACTGCGCGGGGTGTCGCTCGATGCATCGCGCGGGTTCTACCTGGCCTCTGAGGTGACACACAATTTGAGCATGCGGGGACAAGACGTCGACTTTACCCGCTTCACGCTCGATGTTCGAGAGTTCGTGCCGATTGGAAAAGAGCTGCTCCACGGCTTCTCCTTTCGCCAGTTTGCGTCGGTCACCCACTCGGGGGGCGGGCGTGTGCCGTTCTATCGATTGCAATCCATCGGGGGAGCCCGATCCCTCCGGGGGTGCCCGACGGGGCGGTTCCGCGACCGAAACGTGTTGCTGGCGAACGGAGAGGTACGGTGCCAGATCTGGCACTGGATCGACATGGCGGTCTTCGCCGACGTGGGGCACGTGTTTCGCGACGTTCGCGACGTCGATGCTGCGGATCCGCGCGTCGGGTACGGCCTTGGGTTTCGGGTCAAGAACGATGGGAAAACGCTGGGGCGCGTCGACGTGGCCCGAGGACGAGAGGGATGGGAGCTGCACCTTGACCTAGGCTCTCTCTTCTGA
- a CDS encoding SWIM zinc finger family protein, with the protein MTTLPVTRDQLREHTAGGSFERGRQYFHDGAVQSVERTDDHTLKAKVQGSNVHPYVVTVQFEADHVAAVECTCPYYEGSWCKHVVATVLKVLDSDEVPKSDPAAVADLLAGMDRDQLTTLIERLVEHAPRLVDQIERERARLAGESDPSDGTA; encoded by the coding sequence ATGACCACTCTTCCCGTCACCAGGGACCAACTCCGGGAGCACACCGCGGGCGGGTCCTTCGAGCGCGGCCGGCAATACTTCCACGACGGGGCTGTGCAGTCCGTGGAGCGAACCGACGATCACACCTTGAAGGCGAAGGTGCAGGGAAGCAACGTGCACCCGTACGTGGTGACCGTTCAGTTCGAGGCCGACCACGTCGCGGCTGTTGAGTGCACGTGTCCGTACTACGAGGGCTCCTGGTGCAAGCACGTCGTCGCCACTGTACTGAAGGTGCTCGACAGCGACGAGGTGCCCAAGTCGGATCCTGCCGCGGTCGCCGATCTTCTGGCGGGCATGGATCGGGACCAGTTGACCACCCTCATCGAGCGGCTCGTGGAGCACGCCCCCCGTCTCGTGGACCAGATCGAACGGGAGCGGGCCCGTCTAGCTGGAGAGTCCGATCCGTCCGACGGCACTGCGTAG
- a CDS encoding PD40 domain-containing protein — MHFPSSAPRGFVLCALIGVLGLGVACSSSQPPGSTTETNGPAVSSGPSLFLLHTTPTDGLVLHDARTDESRTLVAGATAKPARAVSPSGRHLAFSYATADSSHLTLLDLTTQQTHRVHAAAGTAVTYSLAWHPNQERLAVGYYRPTDDGGRGPGGLRVVTPDGTTRDVGCSSVREVLHWLPDGALAARTDDNLYVVDAGDCATRASLDIRRMHHLRYAPTGQQMAYIHRELEYDRDRGEYVPDSSFALSGPDGTNPETLFGNERHARHHRWAPKTNEVALDVRVEASGHRQVVVYDGSRPTFLVPPDQTGADQVHPRWSPSGNRIAFTLRGDASSQAAVRVQGQTRRLGRVDGAVWGWLDDRSVVVPGPDSVRVKALNGTTRYARPTPQTLLHVWRRPAS; from the coding sequence ATGCATTTTCCCTCGTCGGCGCCCCGTGGCTTCGTTCTGTGCGCATTGATCGGGGTCTTGGGGCTCGGGGTCGCCTGTTCGTCCTCACAGCCGCCCGGCTCCACGACCGAGACGAACGGACCAGCGGTGTCCTCGGGGCCGTCCCTCTTTTTGCTGCACACAACCCCGACCGACGGCCTGGTGTTGCACGATGCACGGACCGATGAAAGCCGGACCCTCGTCGCGGGCGCCACGGCCAAGCCGGCCCGGGCGGTGTCGCCGTCCGGCCGGCACCTTGCCTTCAGCTACGCCACGGCGGACTCGTCCCACCTCACGCTGCTGGACCTGACGACACAACAGACGCACCGCGTGCACGCTGCGGCCGGGACGGCGGTCACCTACTCTCTGGCCTGGCATCCCAACCAGGAGCGCCTCGCCGTCGGGTACTACCGCCCCACCGACGACGGCGGGCGTGGGCCCGGCGGGCTCCGGGTGGTGACGCCCGACGGCACGACTCGGGACGTGGGATGCAGCAGCGTCCGCGAGGTCCTCCACTGGCTTCCGGACGGTGCGCTCGCCGCCCGAACCGACGACAACCTGTACGTGGTGGACGCGGGCGACTGTGCCACCCGGGCCTCGCTCGACATACGCCGCATGCACCACCTCCGCTACGCACCCACCGGCCAACAGATGGCCTACATCCACCGGGAGCTCGAGTACGACCGGGACCGCGGCGAGTACGTGCCCGACTCGTCGTTCGCCCTGAGTGGCCCCGACGGCACCAATCCCGAAACGCTGTTTGGCAACGAGCGCCACGCTCGCCACCACCGGTGGGCCCCAAAGACGAACGAGGTGGCCCTCGATGTACGGGTCGAGGCGTCCGGCCACCGTCAGGTGGTGGTCTACGACGGCTCGCGCCCCACTTTCCTCGTCCCTCCCGACCAAACTGGGGCCGACCAGGTGCATCCCCGGTGGTCGCCGTCGGGCAACCGCATCGCCTTTACCCTCCGGGGTGACGCGTCCTCGCAGGCCGCCGTGCGGGTACAGGGGCAGACCCGACGCCTCGGCCGGGTCGACGGGGCGGTGTGGGGCTGGCTCGACGATCGCTCGGTGGTGGTGCCGGGCCCGGATTCCGTGCGGGTGAAGGCCCTGAACGGAACGACCCGCTACGCCCGTCCCACCCCTCAAACCCTCCTTCACGTGTGGCGCCGCCCCGCCTCGTAG
- a CDS encoding type 1 glutamine amidotransferase, translating to MHLALIDASLGTPHAQRNFEREVDASLTVYNANEGEMPPPIGEPAPVQTDGEAPPSFDGAIISGSQSSVYDSHRAWIQELSRWVEGAISDGLPLLGVCWGHQLLAQILGGTVRGGNYELGYIEVQQEADDPIWDGLPDPFTVFATHSDHVVKMPPDARLLASNETGVQALRYEQVYGVQFHPEYDLKTAEAMIHSKDLSGRTIQRALDTCTDDNVEAAGTATRVFENFLAHVASAPKTSSSPLNA from the coding sequence ATGCATCTTGCCCTCATCGACGCATCGCTCGGCACCCCTCACGCCCAGCGCAACTTCGAGCGGGAAGTCGATGCGTCCCTCACCGTCTACAACGCGAACGAGGGAGAGATGCCCCCACCCATCGGTGAGCCCGCTCCCGTTCAGACGGACGGCGAGGCGCCTCCGTCGTTCGACGGCGCCATCATCAGCGGCTCACAGTCCTCCGTCTATGACAGCCACCGGGCCTGGATACAGGAGCTGAGCCGCTGGGTGGAGGGGGCCATCTCCGACGGCCTGCCCCTTCTTGGCGTGTGCTGGGGCCACCAGCTTCTCGCCCAGATCCTAGGGGGGACCGTTCGCGGGGGCAACTATGAGCTGGGCTACATTGAGGTTCAGCAGGAGGCGGACGATCCGATCTGGGACGGGCTTCCGGATCCCTTTACCGTCTTCGCTACCCATTCCGATCACGTGGTGAAGATGCCGCCCGACGCCCGCCTGCTGGCCTCCAACGAGACGGGCGTACAGGCGCTCCGCTACGAGCAGGTGTACGGCGTGCAGTTCCACCCCGAGTACGACCTAAAGACCGCCGAGGCCATGATTCACTCGAAGGACCTGTCCGGCCGCACGATCCAGCGCGCCCTCGACACCTGTACGGACGACAACGTGGAGGCGGCCGGGACCGCCACCCGCGTTTTTGAGAATTTCCTCGCCCACGTGGCCTCCGCCCCCAAGACATCCTCTTCTCCCCTGAACGCATAA
- a CDS encoding cold-shock protein: METGTVKWFSPAEGYGFVEPDNGEDDVFLHHSEVPDEDLEEGDRLEFEIEETEKGLNAVNIEALTEPEW; this comes from the coding sequence ATGGAGACAGGAACCGTCAAGTGGTTTAGCCCTGCCGAAGGATATGGATTCGTTGAGCCCGACAACGGGGAGGACGATGTTTTCCTCCACCACAGTGAGGTGCCCGACGAAGACCTGGAAGAAGGCGACCGTCTCGAGTTCGAAATCGAAGAGACGGAGAAGGGGCTGAACGCCGTCAACATTGAGGCCCTTACCGAGCCCGAGTGGTAA